A region of Paramormyrops kingsleyae isolate MSU_618 chromosome 17, PKINGS_0.4, whole genome shotgun sequence DNA encodes the following proteins:
- the LOC111844845 gene encoding uncharacterized protein: protein MSDTVYSVINLKNLNPKDRVKPGEDVVYSEVNISDRSRGQKVSSDSVKTETTGSSAHSYRRSTVCLGVLCFLLFLLLIILGVYLMGVKPKEHNDDCSILANEKEQLLLELNDTTHLQEQNNQLQKNFNITVTNMRHLQEQNSQLQNNYIQLEDMKNKLAGEKEYFQQQCSSLKKEKEEIQKNYDALLNKLPLLQKYCHTTENVRVCDPCPQDWKEHNGQCYYFSTSVTTWNESQNNCIKEAAHLVTVNSEEEQGFITKEGSSSYWIGLTGSAELGVWRWVDGTDLKQGFWLYGEPDNKDQQSAGKTANCVITSREWRDEPCEDQYRWICETQTLHPKPLHI from the exons ATGTCGGACACGGTTTACTCTGTCATAAATCTTAAGAACTTAAATCCCAAGGATCGTG TAAAGCCAGGGGAAGATGTTGTCTATTCTGAGGTAAACATCTCTGACCGCTCCCGTGGACAAAAAG TTTCATCAGACAGTGTGAAGACAGAGACCACAGGATCCAGCGCCCATTCTTACAGACGGAGTACAGTGTGCCTGGGGGTCCTGTGTTTCCTCCTGTTCCTCCTGTTAATAATTCTGGGTGTCTATT TGATGGGAGTTAAACCGAAAGAGCACAACGATGACTGCAGCATCCTGGCTAATGAAAAGGAGCAGCTTCTCCTTGAACTTAACGACACGACTCACCTACAGGAACAAAATAACCAGCTACAGAAAAATTTCAACATCACAGTTACGAACATGAGACATCTACAGGAACAAAACAGCCAGCTGCAGAATAATTATATACAGTTAGAGGACATGAAGAATAAGTTGGCCGGTGAGAAGGAATATTTTCAGCAACAATGCAGCAgtttgaaaaaagaaaaggaggaaatacaAAAAAACTATGATGCTCTGTTAAATAAGTTACCCCTCCTTCAGAAGTACTGCCACACCACTGAAAACG TGCGAGTCTGTGATCCCTGTCCTCAAGACTGGAAGGAGCACAATGGCCAGTGTTACTATTTCTCTACAAGTGTAACGACCtggaatgaaagtcagaataacTGCATTAAGGAGGCAGCTCACTTGGTGACTGTAAACAGTGAAGAGGAGCAG GGCTTCATTACCAAAGAGGGAAGCAGCAGTTACTGGATTGGACTGACTGGCAGTGCGGAGCTGGGAGTTTGGCGCTGGGTGGACGGCACTGATCTGAAGCAGGG ATTCTGGTTATATGGGGAGCCGGACAACAAGGACCAGCAGTCAGCAGGCAAAACAGCAAACTGTGTCATTACTAGCAGAGAATGGAGGGATGAACCCTGTGAAGATCAGTATAGATGGATCTGTGAGACTCAGACACTGCATCCCAAACCACTTCATATCTGA